One part of the Topomyia yanbarensis strain Yona2022 unplaced genomic scaffold, ASM3024719v1 HiC_scaffold_24, whole genome shotgun sequence genome encodes these proteins:
- the LOC131695029 gene encoding proteasome-associated protein ECM29 homolog has product MATPAIVNLNRISAYVTVSTDLNIMFQQRFQVLSCQCKVLRLQFAHVSKMASRINKLFKTLQTGVSKLIGKGSEEANEVQNAAYNTLAQLAIVCPAVNTMSNSFLPILIICHRNRSNCIRPIRGAFGRAQAIFDWRKQPKIPGDTVLTKGEKDTVMMTEDDSSRIPIKSVVKILFRRGICGESAQLKERMTTYLFGVSKKEHPNYGSTLLTTVNNRQRRISPKICSQLLMNHNGLCFRVSRRKQRIYTLGSSLKEISEPIRALFVNVYLYDVLLVLKCDEQELEAQIKELLALTINLENRDRSIIAALNIIKRKLILTT; this is encoded by the exons ATGGCAACGCCGGCCATTGTGAATTTAAACAGAATTTCCGCGTACGTAACAGTCAGTACCGATCTGAACATTATGTTCCAGCAACGGTTCCAGGTCTTGTCCTGTCAGTGTAAAGTTCTGAGGCTGCAGTTTGCTCATGTATCAAAAA TGGCAAGCCGGATTAACAAACTATTCAAAACACTGCAGACTGGTGTTTCAAAACTTATCGGGAAAGGCTCCGAGGAAGCCAATGAGGTGCAAAACGCGGCATACAATACATTGGCTCAACTGGCTATCGTTTGTCCGGCTGTGAATACGATGTCCAACTCGTTTCTTCCTATTTTGATCATCTGTCACAGGAACCGGTCTAATTGCATACGCCCGATAAGAGGCGCCTTTGGTAGGGCTCAGGCGATTTTCGACTGGAGGAAGCAACCAAAAATTCCTGGCGATACCGTACTGACTAAGGGAGAAAAGGACACCGTCATGATGACAGAGGACGATTCGTCCCGCATTCCAATCAAAAGTGTTGTAAAGATTCTGTTCCGTCGAGGTATTTGTGGAGAAAGTGCTCAGTTGAAGGAAAGGATGACAACCTATTTGTTTGGAGTTTCCAAGAAAGAACATCCAAACTATGGGTCAACTCTTTTGACAACTGTAAACAACCGACAGAGAAGAATCAGTCCAAAAATCTGTTCTCAACTACTCATGAACCATAATGGATTGTGCTTCCGTGTTTCAAGG AGAAAACAAAGAATTTATACGTTGGGATCTTCGCTGAAGGAAATCTCCGAACCGATCAGAGCACTGTTTGTGAATGTATACTTATACGATGTGCTTTTGGTCTTGAAATGTGACGAGCAGGAGCTGGAGGCGCAAATCAAGGAGCTGCTGGCTCTGACAATAAACCTGGAAAATCGGGATCGTTCCATTATAGCGGCTCTCAATATCATCAAACGTAAGCTCATTTTGACGACCTGA